The following are encoded together in the Bacteroidota bacterium genome:
- a CDS encoding GNAT family N-acetyltransferase produces the protein MKFTYATEADVDFITDAVFAAVKSGFETLSYSTIFEKDENELKPLFKEMLLEDVEGQELWLSGFLVARDENGNSAATCCAWIEGEEGPSAMLTAQVLAYGLGGEVFKKATEKNAVVESLRVDREEGVLQFEHVYTAPQYRGKGLAAKVIAEQIKEHKQRTPSLQKAQIILFKTNANALQAYSKMGFITANETHSTHPDVLRYFPSNTRVLMELNLAE, from the coding sequence ATGAAGTTTACCTATGCCACCGAAGCGGATGTTGATTTTATTACTGATGCCGTATTTGCTGCGGTAAAAAGCGGTTTTGAAACGCTTAGTTATTCTACCATTTTTGAGAAAGACGAAAACGAGCTTAAACCCCTGTTTAAAGAAATGTTGCTGGAGGACGTAGAAGGACAGGAGCTTTGGTTATCAGGTTTTTTGGTGGCAAGAGACGAAAACGGCAATTCTGCTGCTACTTGCTGTGCATGGATTGAAGGTGAGGAAGGCCCGTCGGCAATGCTTACCGCCCAAGTACTGGCCTACGGTTTGGGTGGCGAAGTATTTAAGAAAGCAACTGAAAAAAATGCAGTGGTTGAATCACTACGGGTGGATAGGGAAGAGGGAGTGTTGCAATTTGAACACGTGTATACCGCTCCGCAATACCGAGGCAAAGGCTTGGCGGCTAAGGTGATTGCCGAGCAAATAAAGGAACACAAACAGCGTACACCATCACTGCAAAAAGCCCAGATTATCCTTTTTAAAACCAATGCGAATGCCTTGCAAGCATACAGCAAAATGGGATTTATAACTGCAAACGAAACCCATTCAACTCACCCGGATGTGTTACGTTATTTCCCCAGCAATACAAGGGTATTGATGGAGTTGAATTTGGCGGAGTAA
- the rpsR gene encoding 30S ribosomal protein S18 translates to MSTRAAGHNPNFVFNTTPEVTNKKKYCRFKKNGIKYIDYKDSNFLMKFLNEQGKILPRRITGTSLKYQRKVAQAVKRARHLSILPYVADGLK, encoded by the coding sequence ATGAGTACCCGCGCAGCAGGACACAACCCAAACTTTGTATTCAACACTACCCCCGAGGTAACTAACAAGAAAAAATACTGCCGTTTCAAGAAAAACGGTATCAAGTATATTGATTACAAAGACTCTAACTTTTTGATGAAGTTTTTGAACGAGCAAGGTAAAATTCTACCTCGTCGTATCACCGGTACTTCATTAAAATACCAACGCAAGGTTGCACAAGCCGTTAAACGTGCCCGTCACCTTTCGATATTACCTTACGTAGCCGATGGTTTAAAATAA
- a CDS encoding DNA polymerase III subunit gamma/tau, which yields MENFIVSARKYRPGTFDTVVGQSHVTNTLKNAIKNNHLAQAFLFCGPRGVGKTTCARILAKTINCQNLQEGIEPCNECESCKAFNESHSFNIYELDAASNNSVDDIRALVDQVRYAPQGAKYKIYIIDEVHMLSSAAFNAFLKTLEEPPSYAIFILATTERHKILPTILSRCQIFDFKRIQIPDIAKHLQKIAEKEGIVADPLALHIVSEKADGALRDALSIFDQMVSFSGNHLTYDSVIENLNILDYDYYFKVTDAINAENVPLALNLYDEILQKGFDGLVFLEGLSLHIRNLLVCKDTGTLKLLQVADNVKEKYKTQAIATDTGLLFNALSIATHAEVGYKASRNQRLHVELALIKMCLIPQAISIEAGNDALKKKMM from the coding sequence ATGGAGAACTTTATAGTTTCGGCACGCAAATACAGACCCGGTACGTTTGATACCGTGGTGGGGCAAAGCCATGTTACCAATACCCTAAAAAACGCGATTAAAAACAACCATTTGGCGCAAGCCTTTTTATTTTGTGGTCCGCGTGGGGTGGGTAAAACTACTTGCGCCCGTATTTTGGCCAAAACCATCAACTGCCAAAACCTGCAAGAAGGCATAGAGCCTTGCAATGAGTGTGAAAGCTGCAAAGCGTTTAACGAAAGCCACTCGTTTAACATTTACGAGCTGGATGCTGCCAGCAACAACAGTGTGGATGATATCCGTGCTTTGGTAGACCAAGTGCGTTACGCTCCCCAGGGTGCTAAATACAAAATCTATATCATAGACGAGGTGCATATGTTGAGCAGCGCGGCTTTTAACGCGTTTCTTAAAACGTTGGAGGAACCGCCTTCGTACGCCATTTTTATATTAGCAACTACTGAAAGGCATAAAATACTTCCCACTATCTTATCGCGCTGCCAGATATTTGATTTTAAACGCATCCAGATACCCGATATAGCCAAGCACCTGCAAAAAATCGCAGAGAAAGAAGGCATTGTTGCCGACCCTTTGGCACTGCACATCGTATCAGAAAAAGCCGACGGTGCATTGCGTGATGCGCTTTCGATTTTTGACCAAATGGTGAGCTTTAGCGGTAATCATTTAACGTATGACAGTGTTATTGAAAACCTGAACATACTGGATTATGATTACTACTTTAAAGTAACGGATGCTATCAATGCCGAGAACGTGCCACTTGCGCTGAACTTGTACGACGAGATTTTGCAAAAGGGTTTTGACGGATTAGTATTTTTAGAAGGCCTTTCGCTGCACATACGCAACCTATTGGTATGCAAAGATACCGGCACCTTAAAACTGTTGCAGGTAGCTGATAACGTAAAAGAAAAGTACAAAACCCAAGCAATAGCTACCGATACAGGTTTATTGTTTAATGCCTTAAGCATTGCCACACACGCTGAGGTGGGCTACAAAGCCAGCCGCAACCAACGTTTGCACGTTGAGCTTGCTTTGATAAAAATGTGCCTTATTCCCCAAGCTATAAGCATTGAGGCAGGCAACGATGCCCTTAAAAAAAAAATGATGTAG
- a CDS encoding MFS transporter: MEPDSSGNASPKTESIYNRHFWILSLSSFLFFASFNMIVPELPDYLTLMGGEDYKGYIIACFTLAAGISRPFSGKLTDTVGRVPVMLFGTFMTALCGLLYPFFTTLVLFFFLRFMHGFSTGFAPTGAIAYVGDIAPANRRGETIGLVSMFGTLGMAMGPALGTSLATNFSFDMMFYVSSLFGIVALIITWPLKETQPKTQKFSFSLLKVTKEDFYEPRVLRPAAVYMLVSVAFGAMLTLVPDLSKHIGEPGKKGWFFTIFTLSSIASRLYAGKMSDKIGRVKTLKVGIGLLSISMLVLGFTNGMFMFVVSAFLFGIANGINSPTIMAWTIDLGEDKFRGRALSTVYIALEIGIGGGALLSAALYGNNPANFIYAFGACATLCLLAFLLLFKKMKHA, from the coding sequence ATGGAACCTGATAGTAGCGGCAACGCATCTCCCAAAACCGAAAGCATATACAACCGTCATTTCTGGATATTATCCCTATCCAGTTTCTTGTTTTTTGCAAGTTTCAATATGATAGTGCCCGAGTTGCCCGATTATCTTACCCTTATGGGCGGCGAGGATTACAAGGGGTATATTATTGCGTGTTTTACATTAGCGGCAGGCATTTCACGTCCATTTAGTGGTAAACTTACCGATACAGTAGGGCGCGTACCTGTGATGCTTTTCGGTACATTTATGACGGCATTGTGCGGGCTGTTATATCCCTTTTTCACCACATTGGTATTGTTCTTCTTCCTACGCTTTATGCATGGTTTCTCAACGGGTTTTGCCCCTACCGGAGCTATTGCCTACGTGGGAGATATAGCCCCTGCTAATCGCCGCGGCGAGACTATAGGGCTGGTGAGTATGTTTGGCACATTAGGCATGGCAATGGGGCCTGCATTAGGCACATCATTAGCCACCAATTTTTCATTCGACATGATGTTCTACGTGTCATCACTGTTTGGAATTGTAGCCTTAATCATTACATGGCCGCTAAAAGAAACCCAGCCCAAAACCCAAAAATTCTCCTTCTCACTATTAAAAGTAACTAAAGAAGATTTTTATGAGCCGAGGGTATTGAGACCCGCAGCAGTATATATGTTGGTATCGGTGGCTTTTGGGGCAATGCTTACCCTTGTGCCCGACCTTAGCAAACACATTGGTGAACCGGGCAAAAAAGGGTGGTTTTTTACCATCTTTACCTTGTCAAGCATCGCCTCACGATTATACGCAGGCAAGATGTCAGACAAAATAGGCCGTGTGAAAACCCTTAAAGTAGGGATAGGCCTGTTAAGCATTTCAATGCTGGTACTTGGCTTTACCAACGGAATGTTTATGTTTGTGGTGTCGGCCTTTTTATTCGGTATTGCCAACGGCATCAACTCACCTACCATTATGGCCTGGACGATTGATTTGGGCGAGGATAAGTTTAGGGGTAGGGCATTATCTACCGTTTACATCGCCCTTGAGATTGGTATAGGCGGGGGCGCTTTGCTATCAGCAGCGTTGTATGGCAATAATCCCGCAAACTTTATATATGCCTTCGGCGCTTGTGCCACCTTGTGTTTGCTGGCTTTTTTGTTGCTGTTTAAAAAGATGAAGCACGCTTAA
- a CDS encoding S46 family peptidase — MVTRRLQKVIVIALVALVPALFIAARYAEGMFPLSELSSLDLKKAGLKIKTAEVYNPNGTSLVDALVRVGGCTGSFVSDDGLIITNHHCAFSSAAGASTPEKDYITNGFLAEDKSKEIRTPVTCRITASYLDVSAKVLEGTDKAADANQRAEIIRANIKKITTEEQTANPDMEIEISEMFIGKAYTLFRYQQIKDVRLVYIPQRCIGEFGGESDNWVWPRHNGDFAFFRAYVGADGKPAEYSATNIPYKPKKHLKVNPNGVKEDDFVFILGYPGRTFRHLPAKFLTYQYEYILPTVSNWYDYQIDAIKQVSKKNKAVEIALASREKSLANVTKNYKGKLQGLERTTVLPEKEAEEAEMKKMIAANPALTTKYGTLFSDIDAVYNEIFATYHRDFYLSELFNNSGVFYLSSFISYHNAASIDLAENDRKEYLEKTLPKQRELLDKNYIIRNKDLDKKLLEQLLVNLYELPESQRLLAVNNAFSPTGYAAEIHALVEKLDTEHKLFDRDEMLKLFETNPAAFVGINNKVVELAGILFPVYQTYLQKDTERRNKLTELNARMLEVKQQHKKTNFIPDANSTLRFTYGNVKGYWPNDAEYNAPFTTIQGILNKAKTSGDYYLESSLKNIMKKADAKAVVCFLYNLDTTGGNSGSPVLDAQGNLVGVNFDRAFTACINDYAWDEKYSRSIGVDIRYVLFVLKDIAKANNLIAEMGVKM, encoded by the coding sequence ATGGTAACACGCAGATTACAAAAAGTTATTGTTATTGCCCTTGTGGCCTTAGTGCCCGCGCTGTTTATTGCAGCCCGCTATGCCGAAGGGATGTTCCCCCTTAGCGAGTTAAGTTCGCTCGACCTTAAAAAGGCGGGGCTTAAAATTAAAACCGCCGAAGTATATAACCCCAACGGTACCAGCCTTGTAGATGCTTTGGTGCGTGTGGGCGGCTGTACAGGTTCGTTTGTATCTGACGACGGTTTGATTATTACCAACCACCACTGCGCGTTCAGTTCGGCAGCAGGAGCCAGTACCCCTGAGAAAGATTACATTACTAACGGTTTTTTGGCCGAAGATAAAAGCAAAGAAATACGCACGCCGGTTACTTGCCGCATTACTGCGTCATACCTTGATGTTTCGGCAAAAGTGTTAGAAGGCACGGATAAAGCCGCTGATGCCAACCAACGTGCTGAAATTATCCGCGCTAATATTAAAAAAATAACTACCGAGGAGCAGACTGCCAATCCCGATATGGAGATTGAAATCTCTGAAATGTTTATCGGCAAGGCGTACACACTGTTCCGTTACCAACAAATAAAAGACGTACGTTTGGTGTACATTCCCCAACGCTGTATAGGTGAGTTTGGCGGTGAAAGCGACAACTGGGTATGGCCCCGCCATAACGGCGATTTTGCCTTTTTCCGTGCCTATGTGGGTGCAGACGGTAAACCTGCTGAATATTCAGCCACAAACATTCCCTACAAACCCAAAAAACACCTGAAAGTAAACCCCAACGGGGTAAAAGAAGACGACTTTGTGTTCATTTTGGGATATCCCGGCCGCACCTTCCGTCACCTGCCTGCCAAGTTCTTAACTTACCAATACGAGTACATATTGCCAACGGTAAGCAACTGGTACGATTACCAAATAGATGCTATCAAGCAAGTATCTAAGAAAAATAAAGCGGTAGAAATTGCCCTTGCCAGCCGCGAAAAAAGCCTTGCCAACGTTACCAAAAACTACAAAGGCAAGCTGCAAGGATTAGAGCGTACCACCGTATTGCCAGAAAAAGAAGCAGAGGAAGCGGAAATGAAAAAGATGATTGCCGCCAATCCTGCGCTTACTACCAAATACGGAACGCTGTTCTCTGACATTGATGCTGTGTACAACGAGATTTTTGCCACTTACCACCGCGATTTTTATTTGAGCGAGTTATTTAACAACAGCGGGGTATTTTACCTATCCAGCTTTATATCATACCACAATGCCGCCAGCATTGATTTGGCCGAGAACGACCGCAAAGAATATTTAGAAAAAACACTGCCTAAACAGCGTGAGCTACTGGATAAAAATTACATCATTCGCAACAAAGACCTTGATAAAAAACTTTTGGAACAACTGCTGGTAAACCTTTATGAGTTGCCCGAAAGTCAACGTCTTCTTGCAGTCAACAATGCATTTAGCCCTACGGGATACGCTGCTGAAATTCATGCTTTGGTTGAAAAACTGGATACAGAACACAAACTGTTTGACCGCGACGAAATGTTGAAACTGTTTGAAACCAATCCCGCTGCCTTTGTGGGCATAAACAACAAAGTGGTAGAGTTGGCAGGAATTTTATTCCCTGTGTACCAAACCTATTTGCAAAAAGATACCGAGCGTCGTAACAAGCTAACCGAGTTGAACGCCCGTATGTTGGAAGTTAAACAACAACACAAAAAAACCAACTTTATCCCTGATGCTAACAGCACCTTACGTTTTACCTACGGAAACGTGAAAGGCTACTGGCCCAACGACGCTGAATACAACGCACCGTTCACCACCATACAAGGTATTTTGAACAAAGCCAAAACAAGCGGCGATTATTACCTTGAAAGCAGTCTTAAAAATATTATGAAAAAGGCCGATGCCAAAGCAGTGGTGTGCTTCTTATACAACCTTGAC
- a CDS encoding FAD:protein FMN transferase yields MKKIALLLFVLPFFYSCKEDLKITHSGQTMGSYYTITYYHPEEVLTLNEIDSFLAVFNKSLSTWDSTSLICQLNNAPRQFEPDSFFLAMYKKSKQVWELSNGLFDPSASPLFEAWGFGLKNAEKMDSAKVDSLKMYVGMDKSYLQGNTLLKSMPQVKFSFNAIAPGYAADLLAQILLDKGVDNFLIDIGGEFASHGKKPDGNDWKVGIEKPVENPDSKNGTQAIITLKDNEALATSGNYRKFYYRDGKKYSHTINPKTGYPVSHNLLSATIVAPDATTADAYATTCMVMGLEGAKQFVAAQKGIKAYFIYDDGGKYGEFITENLTKQLSK; encoded by the coding sequence ATGAAAAAAATAGCACTCCTCCTTTTTGTCCTCCCCTTCTTTTACTCGTGCAAAGAAGACCTAAAGATAACCCATAGCGGCCAAACCATGGGCAGCTACTATACAATTACTTATTATCACCCCGAAGAAGTATTAACCTTAAATGAAATCGATTCATTTCTGGCTGTTTTCAATAAATCACTGTCAACATGGGATTCTACTTCATTAATCTGTCAACTGAATAACGCTCCCCGACAATTTGAGCCGGACAGCTTTTTCCTGGCCATGTACAAAAAATCAAAGCAGGTATGGGAACTAAGCAACGGGCTTTTTGACCCAAGTGCCTCGCCGTTGTTTGAGGCTTGGGGGTTTGGACTGAAGAATGCTGAGAAAATGGACAGTGCGAAGGTTGATTCTTTAAAAATGTATGTGGGGATGGACAAAAGCTATTTGCAAGGTAATACGCTCCTTAAAAGTATGCCACAGGTAAAGTTTAGCTTTAATGCTATCGCACCCGGCTATGCCGCTGATTTATTAGCACAAATACTGCTTGATAAAGGAGTGGATAATTTTTTAATTGACATAGGGGGTGAGTTTGCCTCGCACGGTAAAAAGCCTGATGGGAACGATTGGAAAGTGGGTATTGAAAAGCCCGTTGAAAATCCTGACAGCAAAAACGGCACGCAGGCTATCATTACATTAAAAGATAATGAAGCATTAGCCACTTCGGGCAATTACCGCAAGTTTTACTACCGCGACGGTAAGAAATACAGCCACACCATTAATCCTAAAACAGGCTATCCTGTTAGCCACAACTTGCTTAGTGCAACCATAGTTGCGCCTGATGCCACCACAGCCGATGCCTACGCAACAACTTGCATGGTAATGGGACTTGAGGGTGCCAAACAATTTGTGGCAGCCCAAAAGGGAATAAAGGCTTACTTTATTTATGACGATGGCGGCAAATACGGTGAGTTTATTACAGAAAACCTTACAAAACAACTGAGCAAATAA
- a CDS encoding T9SS type A sorting domain-containing protein: MLSMVWSCIINYKANFVVIFMKQLFTLFFLSLVGIKVFASGEDSTCKKFEQLSYVFAELNGFAGANKYRDSMSNCQNSPSAILSNANILYKERKYVEALAEFKAYVNHPEPEDMQKALAYNYAGICAAKLQQNNDAIIHYETAEKLGFSRTITQYNIGLAYSDMGDYAKAKVCYINSLQSDNTYANSWNNLGYMYERTNDFITASKHYAASYRFSNGNDPLLMLNYGKILRKLKMYDSALLISKVTADKYPNYSPVHIELAKMYNFYTKNVEKALHHSRLAVALDPISSLAYFELAAALSDMGQKDSALYYYNIVVKLDPDDYAAYGNMGTIYKLHGYFDRAIELNLKAIEINPYFSDGYRNLGSVYKEKKDFVNSLKYSLLNYQYTNNRPETALGVGYAYLNYGDYPKAIHYLREAMTGRTEHFDIPYNNMGLVYIRLNDLDSAKYYLDIAYSINPNNSYNIHNRALYYCKIGKYDSACFNLERALDLEYNWIIDPELEKMVGKHCSHINLNRKINYYGYKGHFPEFADKSFIERIDSLSLNFSETKLAGDSSNIETLNARVDEKPTQTSLFTLYPNPTHGNLTIAHPYNTETSVAVDLYNNNGQKVYSGILAEKTTQLNISFLPKGLYVAVIMENNNVVHTEKVILE, translated from the coding sequence GTGTTGAGCATGGTTTGGTCGTGTATTATAAATTATAAAGCTAATTTTGTTGTCATTTTTATGAAACAATTATTTACGCTGTTTTTTTTATCTCTCGTTGGTATCAAAGTCTTTGCAAGCGGTGAGGACTCAACCTGCAAAAAGTTTGAGCAACTTTCTTATGTATTTGCAGAGTTAAATGGCTTTGCGGGTGCTAATAAGTACAGAGACTCTATGTCCAACTGTCAAAACAGTCCATCAGCAATTTTATCTAATGCCAACATACTTTATAAAGAAAGAAAATATGTTGAAGCACTTGCTGAGTTTAAAGCGTATGTGAACCACCCTGAGCCAGAAGATATGCAAAAGGCTTTGGCATATAATTACGCGGGTATATGTGCAGCCAAACTACAGCAAAACAATGATGCTATAATTCACTATGAGACTGCAGAGAAACTGGGATTTAGCCGAACCATAACGCAATACAACATTGGTTTAGCATACTCTGATATGGGAGATTATGCTAAAGCTAAAGTATGTTATATAAACTCATTGCAAAGTGATAACACTTATGCAAACTCCTGGAACAATTTGGGATATATGTACGAGAGAACCAATGATTTTATTACAGCATCAAAACACTATGCGGCATCGTATAGATTCAGTAATGGCAACGACCCTCTTCTGATGCTTAATTATGGTAAAATACTAAGAAAATTAAAAATGTACGACTCGGCATTACTGATTTCAAAAGTTACTGCGGATAAATACCCCAATTATTCTCCCGTACATATTGAGTTGGCAAAAATGTATAATTTTTATACGAAAAACGTTGAAAAGGCTTTGCATCACAGTCGGTTGGCAGTTGCATTAGACCCCATTAGTTCTTTGGCATATTTTGAATTGGCTGCAGCACTATCGGATATGGGACAAAAAGACTCCGCATTATATTACTATAACATTGTTGTTAAACTAGACCCAGATGACTATGCGGCTTATGGGAATATGGGCACTATATATAAATTACACGGCTATTTTGATAGAGCTATTGAACTGAACTTAAAAGCTATAGAAATAAACCCATATTTTAGTGATGGATATAGAAACTTAGGATCGGTGTATAAAGAGAAGAAAGATTTTGTAAACTCGTTAAAATACAGCCTATTAAACTATCAATATACCAACAACAGGCCTGAAACTGCTTTGGGAGTTGGCTATGCTTACCTAAATTATGGCGATTACCCTAAAGCTATACATTACCTTCGTGAAGCCATGACAGGCCGAACTGAGCACTTTGATATACCCTATAACAACATGGGTTTGGTATACATCAGGCTCAATGACCTCGATTCGGCAAAATATTATTTGGATATTGCGTACTCAATCAACCCTAATAACTCATATAATATACACAACAGGGCATTGTATTACTGCAAAATAGGAAAGTATGATTCTGCCTGTTTTAATTTAGAGAGAGCGTTGGATTTGGAGTATAATTGGATTATTGACCCTGAACTTGAAAAAATGGTGGGTAAGCATTGCAGCCACATTAACCTCAACAGGAAAATAAACTACTACGGATACAAAGGTCACTTTCCAGAGTTTGCAGATAAAAGTTTTATTGAACGTATAGATTCTTTATCACTTAACTTTTCTGAAACCAAATTGGCAGGTGATAGTAGCAATATTGAAACTCTCAACGCGCGTGTTGACGAAAAGCCAACGCAAACATCACTGTTTACGTTGTACCCCAACCCTACACATGGGAACCTAACTATTGCACATCCCTACAATACCGAAACTTCTGTTGCGGTTGACTTATATAATAACAATGGACAAAAGGTGTATTCAGGCATTTTGGCTGAAAAAACAACTCAACTAAACATCAGCTTTTTACCCAAAGGATTGTACGTAGCAGTAATAATGGAAAACAACAACGTGGTTCACACCGAAAAGGTGATATTAGAGTAA
- a CDS encoding 30S ribosomal protein S6, giving the protein MDLKNYESVIIFTPVLSDEQLKDAVAKYRQLIIEQGGQIVHEENWGLTKLAYPIQKKTTGFYQLFEFKAPGPAVAALELQFKRDERIMRFLTIALDKHAVVYNQRKRNGEFNQPKKDKEATV; this is encoded by the coding sequence ATGGATTTAAAAAATTATGAATCTGTAATCATATTTACACCCGTGCTGTCTGATGAACAACTGAAAGATGCAGTTGCTAAATACAGGCAGTTGATTATAGAGCAAGGTGGACAAATTGTGCACGAAGAGAACTGGGGGCTAACCAAGCTTGCCTACCCAATTCAAAAGAAAACTACGGGATTTTATCAGTTATTTGAGTTTAAAGCACCCGGCCCAGCTGTGGCAGCTCTTGAACTTCAATTCAAACGCGATGAGCGTATCATGCGTTTCTTAACTATCGCCCTTGACAAGCACGCGGTTGTTTACAACCAACGCAAACGCAACGGCGAGTTTAACCAACCTAAAAAAGATAAGGAGGCAACCGTATGA
- a CDS encoding 50S ribosomal protein L9, with translation MKIILKQDIKNLGYKDDVVAVKNGYANNYLIPQGMATIATESNLKVLSENLKQAAFKQEKIKNDALAIAEKLNGVSVQLGAKVGANGKIFGSINALQVAQALKVKGFEVDRRKVVLNEDPKAVGSYTATVNLHREVSVQVGVEVVSE, from the coding sequence ATGAAAATTATATTAAAACAAGATATAAAAAACCTTGGCTATAAAGATGATGTAGTAGCTGTGAAAAACGGTTATGCAAACAACTACCTTATCCCCCAAGGAATGGCTACTATCGCCACCGAAAGCAATTTGAAAGTGTTGAGCGAAAACCTTAAACAAGCTGCTTTCAAACAAGAGAAAATTAAAAACGATGCTTTGGCTATTGCTGAAAAACTTAACGGTGTATCAGTACAATTAGGTGCTAAAGTTGGTGCGAACGGAAAAATCTTCGGTTCTATCAACGCACTTCAAGTAGCGCAAGCCCTTAAAGTAAAAGGTTTTGAAGTTGACCGCCGCAAGGTTGTGTTGAACGAAGATCCTAAAGCTGTAGGTTCATACACTGCTACTGTAAACCTTCACCGTGAAGTTTCAGTACAAGTAGGTGTTGAAGTTGTTAGCGAATAA